A region of Allocoleopsis franciscana PCC 7113 DNA encodes the following proteins:
- a CDS encoding alkene reductase yields the protein MNMDINLLSPYKLGNLELPNRLVMAPLTRNRAGKGNVPRPLNATYYAQRASAGLIIAEATQVSPQGQGYPSTPGIHSAEQVEGWKLVTDAVHQQGGRIFLQLWHVGRISHPDLQPDGALPVAPSAIAPKGEASTYEGPKPFVTPRALETAEIPEIIEQYRQGAKNALQAGFDGVEVHGANGYLLDQFLRDGTNQRTDEYGGSLENRARLLLEVTEAVTEVWGADRVGVRLSPSGTFNDMHDSDPLSTFSYATQALNRFGLAYLHIIEVNESDLRHGGTEVPTSVLRDRFTGTLMVNGGYDWERSNAVLAKGEADLVSFGTLFLANPDLPKRFAANAPLNQPDPTTFYGGGEKGYTDYPFLQAS from the coding sequence CTGAATATGGATATCAATTTACTTTCTCCCTACAAACTAGGGAACCTAGAACTACCCAACCGCCTCGTCATGGCACCCTTAACACGCAATCGCGCAGGCAAAGGCAATGTTCCAAGGCCACTCAATGCCACCTATTACGCCCAACGCGCCTCCGCAGGACTAATCATTGCAGAAGCCACCCAAGTTTCGCCTCAAGGTCAAGGTTATCCCAGCACACCCGGAATTCATTCAGCCGAACAAGTGGAAGGATGGAAATTGGTAACGGATGCCGTACATCAACAGGGGGGAAGAATATTCCTGCAACTGTGGCATGTGGGACGGATTTCCCATCCCGACTTGCAACCGGATGGAGCGTTACCTGTTGCGCCTTCTGCGATCGCTCCTAAGGGTGAAGCTTCAACCTACGAAGGGCCTAAACCCTTTGTTACTCCTCGTGCTTTGGAAACCGCTGAGATTCCAGAAATTATCGAACAGTACCGTCAGGGAGCCAAAAATGCGCTCCAAGCTGGATTTGATGGGGTGGAGGTTCACGGAGCCAATGGCTATTTGTTGGATCAGTTTCTGCGGGATGGGACGAATCAGCGCACGGACGAGTATGGCGGTTCCCTGGAAAATCGTGCTCGACTGCTGCTAGAAGTGACGGAAGCCGTGACGGAAGTCTGGGGCGCAGATCGAGTTGGAGTACGCCTTTCTCCCAGCGGCACGTTTAATGACATGCACGATTCTGACCCTTTGTCAACCTTTAGTTATGCAACCCAAGCGCTGAATCGATTTGGATTGGCTTATCTGCATATTATTGAGGTGAACGAATCCGACTTAAGGCATGGTGGGACGGAGGTACCGACTAGTGTTTTACGAGATCGCTTTACCGGCACATTAATGGTCAATGGCGGCTATGACTGGGAGAGAAGCAATGCTGTATTGGCAAAGGGGGAAGCGGATTTGGTTTCATTTGGTACGCTGTTTTTGGCGAATCCAGACTTACCAAAACGGTTTGCTGCCAATGCACCCCTGAATCAACCAGACCCAACAACCTTCTACGGGGGTGGGGAGAAGGGCTACACAGACTATCCCTTTTTGCAGGCTAGCTGA
- a CDS encoding ArsR/SmtB family transcription factor, with product MRLLYHPDPKDISLAGVLYALGDPVRLEIVRRLATKGEQPCAAFDLAIARSTMSHHFKVLRESGVLYCRKEGTQHLNSLRREDLDALFPGLLEAVLQAAPQSLAVDHTPTPET from the coding sequence ATGAGACTGCTGTATCATCCAGACCCAAAAGACATATCTTTAGCAGGCGTATTGTATGCGCTAGGCGATCCGGTGCGGCTTGAAATTGTGAGGCGGCTGGCGACGAAGGGTGAACAACCCTGTGCAGCGTTTGATTTAGCCATTGCCCGGTCTACGATGTCCCATCACTTTAAAGTTTTGCGGGAGTCGGGTGTGCTTTACTGTCGCAAAGAAGGAACACAACACCTCAATTCTTTGCGGCGCGAGGATTTAGATGCGCTGTTTCCAGGGTTGTTGGAGGCGGTATTACAAGCCGCTCCACAGTCTCTTGCGGTTGACCACACCCCAACCCCAGAGACATAG
- the corA gene encoding magnesium/cobalt transporter CorA produces MRERRVPDLELVAQTEKEEEEEDLFDYFYDKPGSLPGTLIIEEDAAPSKIVLIDYNESNATRIHVVNPEDCTLYLDTESVSWVDVSGLGSEDILQRLGKVFDLHPLVLEDVVNVPQRPKIENYDDQLVIIAQMVMPKEKGDGFWIEQVSFVLGKHYLLTVQEEPQRDCFGPVRDRIRTNKGSVRKSGTDYLAYALLDALIDGFFPVLEDYGERIEELEDEVLRNPTRQTLEKIYQLRRELLALRRSIWPQRNAINSLIRGDSDLISPNVQIYLRDCYDHTVQVMDMVETYRELASGLMDVYLSSVGNKMNEIMKFLTVISTIFIPLTFIAGVYGMNFEYMPELKVRWGYFACWGIMVAIAVALCYFFWRRGWFNNFSTIDND; encoded by the coding sequence ATGAGAGAAAGACGTGTCCCTGATTTAGAGTTAGTCGCACAAACAGAAAAAGAAGAAGAAGAAGAAGATTTATTTGATTACTTCTACGATAAACCCGGTAGCCTACCAGGAACCCTGATCATCGAAGAAGACGCTGCACCGTCTAAGATTGTTTTAATTGACTACAACGAATCCAACGCTACTCGTATTCACGTCGTTAATCCTGAGGACTGTACTCTCTACTTAGATACCGAGTCAGTTTCTTGGGTTGATGTTAGCGGCTTGGGTAGTGAAGATATCTTACAGCGATTGGGTAAAGTATTTGATTTGCATCCCCTTGTGCTGGAAGATGTGGTTAATGTACCCCAACGCCCAAAAATCGAGAATTACGATGATCAGTTAGTGATCATTGCTCAGATGGTGATGCCCAAAGAAAAGGGAGATGGCTTTTGGATTGAGCAAGTTAGTTTTGTGTTAGGCAAACATTATTTACTAACCGTACAGGAGGAACCCCAACGAGATTGCTTTGGTCCCGTGCGCGATCGCATTCGTACCAATAAAGGCAGTGTCCGAAAATCAGGAACAGATTATTTAGCCTATGCCCTTTTAGATGCTTTGATCGATGGCTTTTTTCCAGTTCTGGAAGACTATGGGGAACGGATTGAAGAATTAGAGGATGAAGTCCTCCGCAACCCCACCCGACAGACTTTAGAAAAGATCTACCAACTCAGACGAGAATTATTAGCCTTGCGTCGGTCGATCTGGCCTCAGCGAAATGCAATTAACTCCTTAATTCGGGGTGATAGTGATCTGATCAGTCCCAACGTCCAAATTTATCTGCGCGACTGCTATGATCACACCGTTCAAGTAATGGATATGGTAGAAACTTATCGCGAACTGGCTTCAGGTCTAATGGATGTTTACCTGTCTTCGGTGGGCAACAAGATGAATGAGATTATGAAATTCTTGACCGTAATCTCAACAATTTTTATCCCACTTACGTTTATTGCTGGAGTTTATGGTATGAATTTTGAATACATGCCAGAACTTAAGGTGAGGTGGGGCTATTTCGCCTGTTGGGGGATAATGGTGGCGATCGCGGTAGCTCTATGCTACTTTTTCTGGCGTCGGGGTTGGTTTAATAATTTTTCCACTATTGACAATGATTAA
- the rnc gene encoding ribonuclease III has product MTLIDPRRQKQLRQFVQKLGLSDQAPVQWALLDLALTHPSISAKANYEQLEFVGDAVVRIATSELLFETYPNASVGEFAAIRSVLVSDRILAQLARVYGLERYLLLSSSAASDAAGETSRLADAFEAVLGALYLSTHTLKLVRPWLDPHLQQLAAEVRQDPARLNYKDALQEWTQAHYKLRPEYRLKETSLIHGDDHRFTAEVWLQNQRLGEGQGRSKKAAEQAAAKQAFLALNDQE; this is encoded by the coding sequence ATGACTCTCATAGACCCTCGCCGTCAGAAACAACTACGGCAATTCGTGCAAAAATTAGGGTTGTCCGATCAGGCTCCAGTGCAGTGGGCACTGCTTGACCTAGCACTAACGCACCCAAGTATTTCTGCTAAAGCCAACTATGAGCAGTTAGAATTCGTCGGTGACGCCGTTGTGCGAATTGCGACCTCAGAATTGTTATTTGAAACCTATCCCAACGCTTCAGTCGGTGAATTTGCTGCCATTCGTTCGGTACTGGTGAGCGATCGCATCCTTGCTCAGTTAGCGAGAGTTTATGGATTAGAACGTTATTTACTCCTGTCTAGCAGTGCAGCGAGTGACGCGGCAGGAGAGACATCACGCTTAGCAGATGCCTTTGAAGCGGTGTTAGGAGCACTCTACTTGAGTACCCATACACTAAAACTTGTGCGCCCTTGGTTAGATCCTCACTTGCAGCAACTAGCCGCAGAAGTGCGCCAAGATCCAGCCCGCCTAAACTATAAAGATGCTCTCCAAGAATGGACTCAAGCTCACTACAAACTTCGCCCAGAGTATCGCCTTAAAGAAACAAGTTTAATACATGGGGATGACCACCGCTTTACGGCTGAAGTCTGGCTGCAAAATCAGCGATTGGGTGAAGGGCAAGGACGTTCTAAAAAAGCAGCAGAACAAGCCGCTGCTAAACAGGCATTTTTAGCATTGAACGATCAGGAATAA
- a CDS encoding NAD-binding protein, with the protein MLPLLNLLGQKVFDLGEQVSAANVVKLSGNFLIISAIEAMAEAFTLAEKNGIDRSQVAELFGQTLFACPIYQNYGRMIAQQQYEPAGFKLALGL; encoded by the coding sequence GTGCTGCCACTACTCAATCTTCTGGGGCAAAAAGTGTTCGATCTGGGAGAGCAGGTGAGTGCTGCCAATGTTGTCAAACTCTCCGGTAATTTCCTGATTATCTCTGCGATCGAAGCAATGGCAGAAGCGTTTACTTTAGCCGAAAAGAATGGAATTGACCGAAGTCAGGTTGCTGAATTGTTTGGTCAAACCCTCTTTGCCTGTCCCATTTATCAAAACTATGGGCGGATGATTGCTCAACAACAGTATGAACCTGCCGGATTCAAACTGGCTTTGGGGTTATAA
- the trxA gene encoding thioredoxin produces MSSVTQVTDATFKQEVLESELPVLVDFWAPWCGPCRMVAPTVDEVASQFAGQVKVVKLDTDQNPGIASQYGIRSIPTLLVFKEGRQVDTVVGAVPATTLAQTLEKHL; encoded by the coding sequence ATGTCATCAGTGACCCAAGTGACAGACGCAACATTCAAGCAAGAAGTCCTCGAAAGTGAACTTCCGGTATTAGTCGATTTTTGGGCACCTTGGTGTGGCCCCTGTCGAATGGTAGCTCCCACAGTGGATGAGGTTGCTTCTCAGTTTGCAGGACAGGTGAAAGTGGTAAAACTCGACACCGATCAAAATCCCGGTATCGCCAGCCAGTATGGGATTCGCAGCATTCCCACCTTACTGGTGTTCAAGGAAGGACGGCAAGTCGATACAGTAGTGGGCGCAGTTCCAGCAACCACTTTGGCTCAAACATTAGAAAAGCATCTGTAA
- a CDS encoding glutathione binding-like protein, with the protein MIELYYWTTPNGHKITMFLEEVGLPYTIIPVNIGAGDQFKPDFLKIAPNNRIPAIIDHEPANGGEPISVFESGAILLYLAEKTGKLIPSDLRQRVEVLQWLFWQMGGLGPMAGQNHHFSQYAPEKISYAIDRYVNETGRLYAVLNQRLADREFVAGNYSIADIAAYPWIVPHENQGQKLEDFPNLKRWFETIQTRPATLRAYEKAESFKNQALDIEKSRSLLFNQSATTVQP; encoded by the coding sequence ATGATTGAACTTTACTATTGGACAACACCCAACGGTCATAAAATCACGATGTTCTTGGAGGAAGTTGGACTCCCTTACACCATTATTCCCGTTAACATTGGTGCTGGCGATCAATTTAAGCCCGACTTTCTCAAGATAGCCCCCAACAATCGCATCCCCGCCATTATTGACCACGAACCCGCTAATGGGGGTGAACCCATTTCAGTCTTTGAATCAGGTGCAATCTTGCTGTACTTAGCCGAAAAAACCGGGAAACTGATTCCCAGTGATTTGCGCCAACGAGTTGAAGTCCTTCAATGGTTATTTTGGCAGATGGGGGGACTTGGGCCAATGGCAGGGCAAAATCACCACTTCAGCCAATATGCCCCAGAAAAGATTTCCTATGCCATCGACCGTTATGTGAATGAAACAGGGCGTTTATACGCTGTCCTGAATCAGCGATTGGCAGATCGAGAATTTGTTGCTGGCAACTATTCAATCGCCGATATTGCCGCCTATCCCTGGATCGTCCCCCACGAAAATCAAGGCCAAAAGCTAGAAGATTTCCCCAACCTGAAGCGCTGGTTCGAGACAATTCAGACACGTCCGGCAACCCTTCGTGCCTACGAGAAAGCAGAATCCTTCAAAAATCAGGCGCTCGATATTGAAAAATCCCGGTCATTGCTATTTAATCAGTCAGCCACAACCGTACAGCCTTAG
- the groL gene encoding chaperonin GroEL (60 kDa chaperone family; promotes refolding of misfolded polypeptides especially under stressful conditions; forms two stacked rings of heptamers to form a barrel-shaped 14mer; ends can be capped by GroES; misfolded proteins enter the barrel where they are refolded when GroES binds), which yields MAKIVSFNEESRRSLERGVNALADAVRITLGPRGRNVLLEKSYGAPQIVNDGITVAKEIELEDPLENTGARLIQEVASRTKEIAGDGTTTATVLAQALIREGLKNVAAGANPVAVRRGIDKTIAHLVKEIETMAKPVEGSAIAQVATVSAGNDEEVGRMISEAMEKVTKDGVITVEESKSLSTELEVVEGMQIDRGYISPYFVTDQERMTVEYENPRILITDKKISSIQDLVPVLEKMARAGQPLLIIAEDLEGEALATLVVNKARGVLSAAAIKAPGFGDRRKALLQDIATLTGGQLISEEIGLSLDTVTPDMLGTARKITIDKDSTTIVSGDENTADVQKRIVQIRKQLAETDSEYDKEKLQERIAKLAGGVAVIKVGAATETELKDRKLRIEDALNATKAAVDEGIVPGGGTTLIRLISKIGDIKNSLGEEEKIGADIVAKALEAPLRQMADNAGVEGSVIVEKVRTSDVNIGYNAATGKYEDLIATGIIDPAKVVRSALQNAGSIAGMVLTTEALVVEKPEKKGAAPDMGGMGGMGGMGGMGGMGGMGGMGMM from the coding sequence ATGGCAAAAATCGTTTCGTTTAACGAAGAATCAAGACGATCTTTAGAGCGGGGCGTCAATGCTCTGGCTGATGCTGTCCGCATTACCTTAGGCCCTAGAGGTCGGAATGTTCTGTTAGAAAAGTCCTATGGGGCACCCCAGATTGTCAACGATGGGATTACCGTTGCCAAAGAAATTGAACTGGAAGACCCCTTAGAAAATACGGGTGCTCGACTCATTCAAGAAGTGGCTTCCCGGACGAAAGAAATCGCAGGTGATGGGACCACAACAGCTACGGTTCTTGCTCAAGCGCTGATTCGAGAAGGTCTCAAGAACGTCGCAGCGGGGGCGAATCCTGTTGCTGTGCGTCGGGGTATTGACAAAACGATCGCGCATTTGGTCAAAGAAATTGAGACCATGGCGAAACCCGTGGAAGGAAGTGCGATCGCTCAAGTTGCCACCGTTTCTGCGGGTAACGACGAAGAAGTCGGTCGGATGATCTCCGAGGCGATGGAGAAAGTCACTAAAGACGGTGTGATTACCGTTGAAGAGTCTAAATCTCTCTCCACTGAACTGGAAGTCGTGGAAGGGATGCAGATTGACCGGGGCTATATTTCTCCCTACTTCGTGACGGATCAAGAACGGATGACGGTGGAATATGAAAATCCTCGCATCCTGATTACCGACAAAAAGATTAGCAGCATTCAGGACTTGGTTCCGGTGCTGGAAAAGATGGCACGGGCTGGTCAACCGCTGCTAATTATTGCGGAAGATTTAGAAGGGGAAGCCTTAGCTACCTTGGTGGTGAACAAAGCACGGGGTGTGTTGAGTGCTGCCGCGATCAAAGCGCCTGGATTTGGCGATCGCCGCAAAGCGCTGCTGCAAGATATTGCCACACTCACGGGCGGTCAGTTAATTTCTGAAGAAATTGGCTTAAGCCTGGATACGGTGACCCCGGATATGCTGGGTACAGCACGGAAAATCACCATTGATAAAGACTCCACCACCATCGTCTCCGGTGACGAAAATACGGCAGACGTACAGAAGCGGATTGTGCAAATCCGTAAGCAGTTGGCAGAAACCGACTCGGAATACGATAAAGAAAAACTGCAAGAACGGATCGCCAAACTGGCGGGTGGTGTTGCCGTGATTAAGGTCGGTGCTGCCACTGAAACCGAACTCAAAGACCGTAAACTGCGGATTGAGGACGCCCTCAATGCGACCAAAGCGGCTGTTGATGAAGGTATCGTCCCTGGCGGCGGTACCACATTGATTCGCTTAATTTCAAAAATTGGCGATATCAAAAACAGTCTCGGTGAGGAAGAAAAAATTGGCGCGGATATCGTCGCCAAGGCATTAGAAGCCCCTCTACGCCAGATGGCTGATAACGCCGGTGTTGAAGGTTCCGTCATCGTTGAGAAGGTGCGGACTAGCGATGTCAATATTGGCTACAATGCTGCCACTGGCAAATATGAAGACCTGATTGCAACAGGCATTATCGACCCCGCTAAGGTTGTGCGATCGGCGCTGCAAAATGCTGGTTCTATTGCTGGTATGGTCTTAACGACTGAAGCCCTGGTTGTCGAGAAGCCTGAGAAGAAAGGCGCTGCCCCTGACATGGGTGGCATGGGCGGCATGGGCGGCATGGGCGGCATGGGCGGCATGGGCGGCATGGGCGGCATGGGTATGATGTAG